A single region of the Labrus bergylta chromosome 10, fLabBer1.1, whole genome shotgun sequence genome encodes:
- the LOC109981886 gene encoding dickkopf-related protein 1-like: MQIPSAHRFLAVYLTLFGYLGDVYAGTVVLNSNAIKNLPGAAGSKGADTVSPSPRTSPSSSLAHKPPVDTLQQSGVCTDDEDCGGDEFCNDARGVCLPCRKSRKRCARDSMCCAGNRCSNGVCQANDIAGTDASIITSWHKNNNTMEHHAKRPPTAHSNQPHAVKGQEGETCLRSADCSEGLCCARHFWSRICKPVLTEGQVCTRHRRKGNHGLELFQRCDCGDGMTCRQEKGERDHSVSRTAARNLHTCQRR; encoded by the exons ATGCAGATTCCATCCGCGCATCGCTTCTTGGCTGTGTATCTCACGCTGTTTGGATACCTTGGGGACGTTTACGCGGGGACAGTCGTGCTGAACTCCAACGCCATCAAAAACTTGCCCGGAGCTGCGGGAAGTAAAGGAGCCGACACTGTCAGTCCGAGTCCGCGCACCTCTCCGTCCAGCAGCTTGGCACACAAACCCCCCGTGGACACCTTGCAG CAATCCGGTGTTTGCACGGATGATGAAGACTGCGGAGGTGATGAATTCTGCAATGACGCCCGAGGCGTCTGTCTGCCGTGCCGTAAGAGCCGGAAGCGTTGCGCACGGGACTCAATGTGTTGTGCAGGAAACCGCTGCAGCAATG GTGTTTGCCAGGCAAATGACATAGCTGGTACAGATGCATCCATCATCACAAGctggcacaaaaacaacaacacaatggaGCATCATGCCAAAAGGCCTCCTACAGCCCACAGCAATCAGCCTCATGCTGTGAAAG GTCAGGAGGGTGAGACATGTCTGAGGTCTGCAGACTGCTCTGAAGGTCTGTGCTGCGCCCGACACTTCTGGTCTCGCATCTGTAAGCCCGTGCTGACGGAGGGCCAGGTGTGCACGCGCCACCGCAGGAAAGGCAACCACGGTTTGGAGCTGTTCCAGCGCTGCGACTGCGGCGACGGCATGACCTGCCGACAGGAGAAAGGGGAGCGAGACCACAGTGTCAGCAGGACTGCAGCCCGGAACCTACACACCTGTCAGAGACGCTGA